The genome window gagggggatattTGACTCAGATGATGTGTCTACTAGACTCATCATGAGGGCCCCTTTCTTCCCATCACACCCCTGGCCCCAGCACAGCCTCTTGTCTCCAGTCTCATCTGCAGTCATGGTTCTCACCTTGTCCCTGCCCTTTCAATTAGGCGCTCAATTTCACCCCAGGGTCCCTGGGGAGCCACATCTACACCGCCCCTAGATTGGAATCTCCTAATCGGTGATGTCTTCCTCCCTGTATACCAGGGCCCCCGCTCTCAGCCTCCATTCAGTTCTTTATACAACCTCAGATCCCTGCTGATGGAGTGAAACATGTGAGGTGCTACACAACAAACCAATGCCTTACAAATAGAAAGACCTCGGTAAAGAAGGCTCGACAAGTATGGCCCAGCTTCAATTGCTACCAAGCTGAATTCTGAGTCCGCTACTGCATTGTTCCAGCTATGGAACGATTATAGATTGAATGCTAGTATTCACATTAGCTGGGGAAAATAATTCTAAGCAAAACCTGTCAATGTGAAGCGCAATGGGGGGAAAACTGAAAAAGATTCTCACGTACTAATGTACGATACATTTTCACCGAATTTACTGTCTGTTTGCAACAACGATAAAAACAACGCAGCGATTCTGCCCGGCTGAATGTGTCAGTGTCACTGGGAGCAGTTTCACTGTGCCGTTTTCTAAACGGGATTTGATTAAGAGGGGTGTCGTTCCATGCATGCATCAGTAGGGCTTATCCCAAATCCCTGGATAAAGCCTTCGTGCcaaaagacacagacagaacaaGGTCTTAAAGTCTCCCTGGAGTTGAGGTGTCAACACATTTGAACTCCAACCACGGACAcgtttttggggaaatgtagtcGAATGGCATTTAAGAAGCCAAGCTTCCTGTTAAGTCATAAGTCTGCCTCGCTTTCAAGTCTTACTAATCATCCTTCACATTTACGAAGATAAAGGGAATGAGTTATTAAATATGCAGAAATGGATCCCTGTGACGAATTGTGAGACTTCTTGTAATGCTGTAGTCATAGGCACTGGATACTGGGCTCCAAGAGCCCTCTAGTGGTGTTAATCTCATACTTTCATCTAGCATTACAGTAAActgacacaggcaggcagaaagcaCTGTTCAGCGTCTGATCTTAATCAAAGATGTCCCTAGGCAAGGGAGTGCCAAAGTAGAGCAAGGAGGTAAGTGAACCCCccctgcagaccagagggagacGGTCCAAAATGACCACAGGAAATGGGTTTGTACTCTATATTAGCTTTGTGATTGTATCTGCTCTTCCGGTTATCAGAGTGCAGAGTTGAGTAGTTGTATATTCTCTGTTCCCACTCAGGAAGTGGAGAACTATCGCACAGCCATGCGCAAAATGGCGGAGGACATTATCACCATGCGATCACAGGTTGTCAGTCTGGAGTCAGACAACAGCCAGCTCCGCAGTGACCTGACCCTTCACCAGGACCTGGGACGCGACCTGTTGGATGACACAGACATAGATGTCATGACTAAGGCAGAGATCGCCGACCGGATAGGTATATTCTACAACCAGTCTGTAGACACTTTTAACTAAGTTTGCCATCCAGCTGACAGTAGTGGAACTTCCCCATCAGAGCTGTAGTGGAGGCAGGTTTGTGTCATGGACATGGGAGATGGAAAACCACACTGATCCTAGCATGTCTGGTCTCCAGCTGTTTGTGCCATGCTGTGATAAGGCAGCTCATTTAGGCCACCAGGCCTGATAAGCTGTGCAGCCGAGCATCTCTTATCTCCTGAAGGACAGTTTGTGACCCTCAGTAAAAGGACTAAAACGGCATGTTTGAGGCCATCAAAGCAAAAACACCAGATTAAATTCTCTCTTCACAGGCCGAGATAATACTGTGAAAGGATTTAGACGTTGTTGTGAAGATGTGTTTGTCTCAGCTAGACATTTGAATAACTCAGACTTCATGAAGTCTTTGAAAGTCTGAGTTATACTTTCGATCAAACAACCATTTTGGAGATTATCAGCTGAGGGAAAGTACCGTTAGATGTCAATTTAAACCTCACACAGTGTTGTTAATGATCATTCTGAAGTAGAAGTTAATAGTATTGTACACTGACGCAAACGGCATAATATATGATTAACTTGGTAGCAACAGGATTTAACAGTGTATGCTCATGTTGTTAATGATCATTCTGAAGTAGAAGTTAATAGTATTGTACACTGACGCAAACAGCGTAATATGTCATTAACTCGGTAGCAACAGCATTTTAATATGTGTATGCTCATGTTGCGTCCAATGAGTTTTGCTGTGTCATGTGTATGCTCTTGTTTGGTGTGGACAGCCTCTCTGAAGTTTAAGCTGGCCAGTGAGACCAGCAAGGCTTCCTCCCAGAGAGACAAGATCCAGCAGATGCAGAATGACCTCATCCGAGTGAGCAGtcaggccaacacacacacacacttatgcacacacacgcacacacacacacacacacttatgcacatacacacgcacacacacacacatacacacttatgcacacacaagcactccaTGTCCAACTCGTACATCCCTCACACATCCGATCTCAATCGAAATAAGAAACAGTGTActatgcgtgtttgtttgttttctgcagaagaatgacagagagaaggagctgtTGAGACTTCAGAGGGCCCatgagcagcagcaggaggctCTGCAGAGCTACCAGAGCCGTGTGGCCAAGCTGGGAGTCCTGGAGACCACAGTCCGGCAGCAGGAGAAGGTGCACATGCCGAATCCCCTGATAGAACCCATCTTCCTGGACCAAAGACTTCCATCAATCTCGACGTTTAGATTGTGTATCCTCTGTGCCCCACGGCAGGTCATTGAGAAGATGGAGAAGGTTCTGGATAATAAACTGACTGAGAAGAATAAAGAGAACTCAGAGAGGGAGctcagagaaagggggaggacaaCTACTTGGAAAAGGTCAACAGGTGAGTCATTCCTGTGCCAGGGCACTCCAATGAGAACCAGCAGGAATGTACAGCACGTGCTAAGGGAACGGCCTGCGGCGGCCTGTGTGTGACCAGCAGGGGAGGATGACAGCAGAAAGGCAGAGATAGAGTCGGCTCTGGCGGCAGAGAACTCCCGCCTCAGAGGGGAGCTGGAGAAGATGCGACAGCAGCAAGCCCCTATCATCATCCAACAGCCGCCACAGGTGAACATCACACTGAaccctcacacatacatttagtcatttagcagatgctcttatccagagcgacttacagtaagtacaaggacattcccccagaggcaagtagggtgaagtgccttgcccaaggacacaacgtcatttggcacggccgggaatcgaactggcaaccttcagattactagcccgattccctaaccgctcagccacctgactccctgcactACAGTACATTGCTGAAAACCAAATTGATGTGAGATAtacaggtgtatgtgtgtgtgattgtgcgaCTCTTCTCCTTTAACACAGGATGCTTTCCCCGACAAAGAGAAACTGAGTTTGCTGAGTCAACTGGAGAAGGTAGAGTCAAGAGTACGGGCTCTGGAGACACAGGTAGACTCATAAATTCAGAAACTTTATGATCAGCATGATAAACAATATATGATACACATACCATGCAATACACATCTCATCAGGGTATTTGTATTAAAGctggaagagaactctaaacaTTGGGGCAGGCAGAAACAGGAGATGTTGACCAAACTGAGTGAATATAAATGTGGCTTCGCACGGACATCCACCACAATCCTGCATGATCTTCCCCTGGTCAGTGCAGCTGCATTACTCTCTTCAGCTTCCATACTGGTCAGTGGGTATGTGTTCACAAACCAACAGTGTTAGAACCTTCCAGTTAACAGTCTGTTTTCCACAGGAGGGTGTGTCTGACTCCTTGATGGATCGTAGGCGACACAGACAGCTGAAGCCTATAAAATGACCTTCACCTCGTAGTGTGAATCTACAAAAACCAATAACGCAATCAAGGAAGACATGAAGAATTATTTTTACAAAATgagtttaattttttattttagcaCAGTTGTTTAGGTTGTAACAAtaaatgacattttaaaagataaactttttcaatgttttattccaACATTTGATTCGTCTGGGAGTCTAAGGAGTGGTTATGAACCATAGTAATCTATGAGGTAACCCAACACAGCCTAACATCATCATACTGGGTCATTGTGTACTGTGTAGGGGCTTCAAGGTCAGCAGAATAGGCTTCTCAGGCAGCAGAATGAGCTCAAAGGTACTCTGCACCTCAACCTGACGCTGTTTCTCCACCCGGAAGTTCTCCAACATCTGCGATGGCGGGACACATAAGTTAACAATATTCAATGTAATATTCCTCGTTCTGTCACATGAAATTCTATTTTAATAACGGGGCGAGAAGGAAAACAAAGAGATCGCTTCTCACGTGGATGAGGAACAGCTGCATCTCCGTCTCAGCAATCCTCCGGCCCAGACACTGGCGAGGCCCAAAGCCGAAGCCCAGGCTCCTGAAGTAGTGGCTCTCTGTCCTCAGCCAGCGGGAGGGTCGGTACTCCTCAGGCCTGGGGAACACTCCAGGGTCTCTGCCCATGGCATACAGACCCAGCTGGACAAGAGTctggccacagacacacacaaacacacacgcacagtcgcGCGCGTGATGTTAttatggagagagagcaggccaaCTTCAACACCTCGTTAAACAAAATCAACACATAAAAATGTCACCTTTTGAAGGATCGTCTGAGTTCTTATTTTTGAGTCTTACCCCAGATGGTATGTGGTAGTTTTGAATAACGATGTCTTCTGTTATGTATCGCTGCAAACTCACTGCAACAGGATATAGTCTGAAAACGAAGAGACTGTTTTTCCCAAAGTGACACTTCACCTGTGATGCCAGAAGGTGGCAGTGTTGCAATCATGACAAATCTCAACGTACTTCAGGTTTGTTTTGTGACCATGCAATCATCTAATAAATGTCATAATAATGACCCTCTGAGCAGTGCACCTGTCGTAATGGTTTGCTTACCTCAGTGATTCCTTCAGGGCTCCTTTGATCAGAGGCACCCTCTTCAGCATCTCCAGGATATCTCCCTGGGTGGACGCCCTGGCGGCTGCCACCTCTGCCCGAAGCTCCTCCTGTAGATCTGGGTGCTTGGCCAGCTCGTACAGGGTCCACAGCAGAGTGACGGATGTCTGCAATGACCAACACAGTACAGTGTTTGTGTCTCcaatgtgtaaaaaaaataaaaaatttaaactgCTGGATTTCATCCTGGGCTGTGTGGGTTACCGTGTCTACCCCTCCAGCCATCAGCTCTGTCACGCTGGCCTTGATGTCCTCGATGGACAACTTGTCGAGCATCAGCAGGCTAGCCAGGACCCCGGGGTATTTCCCATGGCTGCCTGTCTCCTGTCGCAGCTGTTTGTAGCTGTTCTGGATGCAGCGGTCGGCTGCAgaggcacacacccacaccttcaTGTTACTACATGACGGAGCACGTCCTCTCCACTGACACACATGCAACCCACTGTGCCGTCCATGGCTGAGTTAGTATGCTGTTATAATAACAATGTTTCAATACACGGTTCCTTGGTCGTCCTGGTTGGCCCTACCATGGTTGAATATGCCATCCCAGGCCTCCACGTGGTCCCTCCACACCTTGGCCCCGATCCTCttcagcagggctggggggatgAACAGCATGGGCGAGGTGGTCTTGAACATCAGGGAGATGCAGTCGATGAAGTGCTGGGCTTCAGGGTCGATGTAGTCCAACATTAGTCCCAGGCGCTCCCCGTACAGCACTGAGCTGACAGCTGCACAGGACCCAGGATATGGAGTTAAATGAGGGACGATAATATTTGGCATTTGTAAAAAAGGTTtacatctgtaaaaaaaaaataagtgtTGGTCAAAACTTTTTCACAATTACACAAAATATTTCTACACATACAAAAAATAATCTACAGATGCAAAACTTTgaccaacaaaaacaaaaaatatgttgGTCTGAAAAAAGTAAAGGGATTGGACACACTGGGCCAAACTTTTAACATTAGGTCATTGTAGATGATGAAAGATCTTACATTCTAGTGCATATTTGAAGAGTTCTTGAGAGAGATCGGTGGTCCATTTTTTCTGTCcacttctctctatctttttatAAACACGGGCCACAAAGTCCTGGCCTACCTCATCCAAGAGAGGTACAAAGTTTCCAACTACCTTGGGAGAGATTACCTCCCTGTTCAGAATCACCCTGTTGCTCCGCCAGTCCTCTCCGTttctatagaaagagagagattgttcCGCTTATCTACAATAGGACCTGGTGAGGCTGCATTTGCTTTTTGGAAAAAACATTATCTCTGGAGAGGTGACAGGTTAAAGACTGAGGAATGACTGTAAAATGAGAGGTTGAAATGAGATAGAGAGGTGGGATGAGTAGCGATGGTCCAGACAATGCACATACTTGAGCAGGACTCCATATTTGCGATTCCTGTAGTCTCTGTATGCTGTCCAGGCTTCCACTTTGAGCCTTTTTGGGTAGTGGCCCTCTGCTTTGAACAGGATAGCAGCATCTTCTGGGTTGATGATGTTCACACTCTCATAATAACCTATTTTCTCTCTGTTGTGGAAGGAGATAAAAGTATTGTGACATTTTTTGTTTATAACAGAGAATTACCCCAAACAAGTAATGCAAGGGTAGATTTTCATGTTCTGTCTACCGCATACAGACAGTAAACCGATAGAGTTGAGTGTTCCTAGCTTCTGTGGACAGGGGCAACATCTCCAAATATAGTTACCAAGTACCTGTAAATGGGTCCAAAAGTGTTGAAGTTGTGCACCATGATGCGGTGGATGTTCCTGAAGCCGTCAAGTTTCCAAAAGCTGTAAAGGCTGGCCACGCCGCTCTTCCAGAGCCCCGGGATCTCACCGAAGGCCCGTATGGTGGGGCTGCTGTCTGTGTACGCCGTCTGTCGGGCCATGGGCAAACTGCTGCTGTGGCAGACCCCGACCTCTGCCAGTCTTTCGAACCAGGACAGAGGCTGTACCACGGGACTGCGCCTTACTCTCCACCCAGCCATCATAgcatctgtgtctctccccttcagctctcactcctcctctgtctctctgccagggACATTTGGATGACGGCAGAGGTGGATCTTGACATGCACCTTCAGTGAGCTGATGACATGCTTGTTTTGCTGGAGATGTTGAACCACAGCATGGGTCAGTCATAACAAAGTGAGGACTTTGGGGTGTTTTAGAGCAATCTCTGAAACAACTAGTTTACTGTCTGAACTAACCTTTACACTATATATCAATACACCATAGTTTAGCAGTGACTGTAAGTAATACTGTAATCATTCAGAAAGTAAATGTATCTCAAAATAGCTTTTACATATAACCATGAACTGTTTATTTACCATACACACATCAAGGTATTTCAAGGTTGTCTAACATTATAATATTCTTCTAACAGCAGAACCATGCACCAGAATATAGCATTCTATTAAATACAGTCCTGGCTTTTGGACCTTGGTTGAGTGTTTTCTTTctaaacagctgtgtggtgGAAGGCCATAAGGTGAGAGAGTCAAAGGGTGACCTTGTGctgtctatgatgtatctgaaAAGATTTGCTTAGGTAAAGCAAACAACTGATACATCAATGCAATACATTAATTTTATTATCAAAACATGCACATAACAGACACTGATTTAAAATGTGAAATGTCAGCAGCAGAAATTACACTTGCACAGAATACTACAATACAAAATTATTCAACGTTAACATGATATCTCGACGACTGAAATAAATAAAGGAATCTTGTCAGCAAACTTCTATTGTTCCAACACATCTTGTGGTAAGCTATTTTAAAATCAACTTTTCCTTTTAAAATATAACATTTCTGTTTGTGCAAAGACTTATTTCCTAATGAGTTTAATAAGGCCCTCCAGCTTCATGGCCGTTTTCAGCTCCCCTTGGACCTTCAGTCTTCCACTGGTGTAGGCAGCGTAGGGGCGCAAGCTGCCCTCAAACATGGCCAGCAGGTCCTCGTCACTCATACTGAGTGTGACGTCAGGCTTCTGATCTGGGAGTCCGGTCCCAGCCGAGCCACCGcctaaacagaaagacagacattacattacatttacatttagtcatttagcagacgctcttatccagagcgacttacagtaagtacagggacattccccccgaggcaagtagggtgaagtgccttgcccaaggacacaacgtcattttgcacggccaggaatcgaaccagcaaccttctgattaatagcccaattccctaaccgctcagccatctgactccctatacatCTAGACATGCAATATCACAGGGTTGCACAGTTTATCCACACTTCTAAATACATTTCCGGCAGCCACAAGCAGCCAATACCTTGGCTCAGATCCACGTAGCAGATATTGTCCTGTCCGTCTGAGGAGCTGATGTGAAACTGGAAGCAGGCCCCCACCTGGCTGACCAGGGACTCTGACAGGAACAACTTCACCACCCCCAGCAGCTCCTCCACTGAGCCAGGCCCGGCCGCAGCCTGGGGAGCCACGCTCAGCTCATCTGTAAGGCTCACGGTGTCTTCTGACAACGCACAGACAGACTATCAAAAACAACACGGGATCAAAGCAAAACAGgacaggaggtggaggtgtgaaTTACCTTTGTTTGTCTGGATTTCACTTTTACCCAGGAAGTGCATAGCTAGCTGCTGGATGGGGCCAGCCAGGCCTTCCAGGCCAGGCACAGATGGAGGCATGATGAACCGTCCTGTGCAGTCCTCTGGAGCTTTCAGCACAGCCCCCACCATCAGCTCCACCCtgtccacctccagcccccagggGCGAGTCATCTCATTGACGTCCATCTACAACCAAGAAGTAAGGACATCTAGTAGTGCTAAAaagtcatgtgtttgtgtcttttttcAGAATATAAATTGACGCTCAAGCAGATCTTGAAAGGTACTCACCCCGAGGTACTCCCCCAGTTTGATTTTCTCAGTCTGGATCTCTCTTACAGTCTTCTTACCGAGGCAGTGGGTCATGGCGTTCTGTGCAGTGAGCCGTGTTGAGGCATTCAGGTCCTGCACTGCCACCACTGACATGACTGGGCTCCAGATCCTGAACTGGATGTCTGCTCCGACGGACACCAGACCTCCATCCTGAGTGGTCACCtggcacagaggaggagagggtagcaAAATCAGTGATTTCATTCCTTGCTTAGACGCAGCCACAGTTATGGCTTGGAGCCACAGGGGTGCAAGTACCATGTTGGGCAAATAGGAttattatacagtatatcaaATGAAAGCTCTCAATTAGATACTTTCCATGCCAAAAGGACACAAGTGAATTTACATTAATTAAAAGAAAATTTAAAAGGCGTAACTGTAAAAGTGGGGCATTGCAAAACCAGTTTTGGCTCTCCTGTAAAACTATAAATCTGATATAATGCATGTATGCGAATTTGACTCCAAGCCCTCTGGGAGAGAATTTGATGATGGGACAGTGCTACTAGTGTTGCTTACAATACAGGGAGGGATGTTGAAGGCTCGAGTGCGTAGATCCACCCTCTGCCACTGGTCGATGAGAGGCAGCACCAGGACTATTCCAGGACCCTTCGGAGGACGTACTCGACCCAGACGGAACACCACTACCCTCTCGTAATTAGGCACAGCCTGCCACACAAGACATCTCTCTTTACAAATGATGAATCCATCAGACAGTGCAACCATTCACAAATGTTTGCATGGAAATATCTGAAGAAGAAGACTTTTTATGTGAAGGCGACCTACTTTCAAAACAAACCATCCAGATATAGGGAAGGTGAGGAAGATACAGATATAAACCAAGAAGGTGACAATCAGGTTACAAATCCAGGACACGCATCCTTGAGAAGTGTCTGGGAAAGAACAATATTATTCGTGTTAATACCATTAGGCTATAACTTTAATGTGTCTCCACTCACAATCACGTTACCTAGTTAAGATACGTAGTAATTATTCAGATCCACCCACAGAGAAGGATCACTGCGTAGCTAGCTAACTCAAGCTAGCCCTGTCAATTAGCCCTGTATCATATGCTACAAGCTTTCTCAGCATCAAGGATGCTACTTTAGCTCACTTACCAGTGTAGTTGTTATCGCTCACTTTAGGGATGTAATCAAATGAATGTCCTTTATGAAGGAACTGTTTTTGCCCAAAGTTCTCTGGATCCACAAATAAGCCAGTGCTGGAAACCAAGTCTCTCTGTAGAAGAGACTCATACCGATACCCAGAGGACGATTTATTGAACATTTTGGTGTAAATTATGTCGCATATACCTTGTTAAATATGATTACTGTCTGTGAAGTTACCATCAAACGCATGGCCTCACAATACCTTTCAATTCAATCTAGCTACAGCTGTTTGAATTGGTCTTTCTTCCTTTGGCAATATATTGCCAAACAAGGTTGACCGACACTTCCGTGTTTTGGTTGTTGCTCTTAGGAAATGTTGCACTTTAGATAGATCAGGTGGAAGTGCAGCTCCCTCTACAGGACAGACTGTGTTTTCATGAACATGACAGCGGACTTCTCATGGACATCACTGGTGCACAGTACCATTGATGCAGTGAGCTATTAAGATGTCGGTGacggtgagacacacaaacaccgatTTCTGGAACTATAGATTGATAATGCGCAGTGCCCGTGATAACGTAGGTGatacacccccccgcccccgccacacacacacacacatattactgCAGTTATAGATAGGGCAGTGATGCATTCGGTGAGTAAGATGTCTGACTGTAACACACGcacatttctggaattatagatagataatTCAGAGCCCATGATGGAGCTGCTGATGGCAGTTCTTCTCAGTTATTTTGGTACTATATGGTACACCCTATACCTACACTTCTCAGATCACATTTGAAATTCTCGATGTACTTATTCAACCTCCACATAATCTAGTTacttatgcacatcataaaagcaatttgtcattattttaaacaaattgccaatcCTCTGTTACATTCATGCACATtattatgtagcctacaattgtctgctgtcccccctcccccccccaaaaaatggtaaatgtttaaaaaaataaaaatgcaaaAAAGCTGCAGATATGTTTCAATTCAGTTAGACCTAAATATATAGTCTATGTAGCCTACAAGTAGTAATGCCTAACATAAATAATGTACTTGTTTAGAAAGAAAATGTtggatatattttttataaagtaGTACCATGTTGAGTGTGTTGGGGGCAACTGGCCCCCATAAAATCTACAATTGTGAACTACTATTGGGGTAAATAGCCCCCCAGGGGCTTAAAAGCACTGTTATCAAATGCAAccatttattattttttgtataaatacatacatttatgaAAAGATTACCAAGAACAAATGCCCTTCAGAGTTGTCAACAGTAAGCGTACACAGTGCATTACCTACACTCTATGCTTCTGGGAATGATGGACAAAGAATAGGCAAGGAAAGAATGGAAAAAATATAGAATTTCGTTTTCTAGCATCCTTTGCTTACTGGATTAACTCTCTTCAGTTTTTGAACATATCACACAGTAGCTTCTCCATGGGTGTGTTCCCGATGGTCTTGTGGAAGAACAGCTGTTCTATCCTTTCCGAGCTCACGAAGTGTAGGGagggcagaagaagaagaagtttcCCAAACCTAAACAGGTAATGAAGATAATTAACTAATAGCACATACCTTTCACCGTATTAAAAtgctgcatttttttttttactgggctCACCTGGCACTCTGGCTGGGGTACAGAGAGTGAATATGCTGACCAAGCATCACCTGAGACTGATCCTGAAGATTCTCCACCTGCTCAGGATCTTTGAGACCACGGGTGTCTACTCCATTGAGAGAGACATCAGATATCAGACATCAAGGCCATGTGTGCGGAGACCCACTTAGACCCCCGATAATTGTAAGTATGAGACAGACTGACCCACCTGGTTTGAACAGTACAACAGCCTTAAGGCAGGCAAACTCAGTAGGGTCTACAGCTAGAGCCTTGAAGCGGTTGAAGACTTCCTCCAGGACTCTCAAGTTGCCTGTGGGGAGGCTGCCCTTGGATTGCTGTGTGGGGGAAAGGTCtggcagggagagcagagggcacCTGTCCAGGGGCAGAGACCACTGGATGGCACACAGGAGAAAGAGCTCACTCCAGGCCTCTTCCAGCAGAATCACCTATTCAAACAGAACCAATATTAGCTTCACCAGTCTCATCCCACGGGCTTCCCAACAGATATAAGATATTACCATTTTGAATGAGGAGTTGTACCTGGTCTCTGAATGGTAGGTGAGAGAAGACAGGCAGGTTCTTTGCCCACTTGACTGACATGAAGAGCAGGCGTGCTGATgtctcatacacactctcagagCCGCTGGAGTTGTAAGGAGATGAGTGATAGTCGGAGGGAGTTCTCGCCCTCTCTGGTTCGTCACTCGTCACGTCAATATTCTCATCCACTGCCAGACGGAAGACATCAGATCAGTTCAGATTGCTACTGTATTGTATATAATTCTGTTACATGTCGTATGTGCGCTGATCAAACTCTCTCCCAGCTCTTACCGTCCTCTGGCTCTAGTTTAGCACAGGTCTCCGCAGTCATCAGGCTGACCATGAAGCGGTGACTGTTTTTGGGGCTGCCGCCGCAGTgctgggccggggctgggggcgTGACAGAGGAACTGACGGGCTGTCTGCTGATgacagagaaggtggaggaaggggtgggCAACCGCGTGGTGGCCAGGTGCTCCGTATCTGCGTCCATATCCATGGTGTCCGGCTGCACCTGGGCCGTGCTGCGGG of Osmerus mordax isolate fOsmMor3 chromosome 4, fOsmMor3.pri, whole genome shotgun sequence contains these proteins:
- the cyp11a1.2 gene encoding LOW QUALITY PROTEIN: cholesterol side-chain cleavage enzyme, mitochondrial (The sequence of the model RefSeq protein was modified relative to this genomic sequence to represent the inferred CDS: deleted 1 base in 1 codon), yielding MTDPCCGSTSPAKQACHQLTEGACQDPPLPSSKCPWQRDRGGVRAEGRDTDAMMAGWRVRRSPVVQPLSWFERLAEVGVCHSSSLPMARQTAYTDSSPTIRAFGEIPGLWKSGVASLYSFWKLDGFRNIHRIMVHNFNTFGPIYREKIGYYESVNIINPEDAAILFKAEGHYPKRLKVEAWTAYRDYRNRKYGVLLKNGEDWRSNRVILNREVISPKVVGNFVPLLDEVGQDFVARVYKKIERSGQKKWTTDLSQELFKYALESVSSVLYGERLGLMLDYIDPEAQHFIDCISLMFKTTSPMLFIPPALLKRIGAKVWRDHVEAWDGIFNHADRCIQNSYKQLRQETGSHGKYPGVLASLLMLDKLSIEDIKASVTELMAGGVDTTSVTLLWTLYELAKHPDLQEELRAEVAAARASTQGDILEMLKRVPLIKGALKESLRLYPVAVSLQRYITEDIVIQNYHIPSGTLVQLGLYAMGRDPGVFPRPEEYRPSRWLRTESHYFRSLGFGFGPRQCLGRRIAETEMQLFLIHMLENFRVEKQRQVEVQSTFELILLPEKPILLTLKPLHSTQ
- the stoml1 gene encoding stomatin-like protein 1; its protein translation is MFNKSSSGYRYESLLQRDLVSSTGLFVDPENFGQKQFLHKGHSFDYIPKVSDNNYTDTSQGCVSWICNLIVTFLVYICIFLTFPISGWFVLKAVPNYERVVVFRLGRVRPPKGPGIVLVLPLIDQWQRVDLRTRAFNIPPCIVTTQDGGLVSVGADIQFRIWSPVMSVVAVQDLNASTRLTAQNAMTHCLGKKTVREIQTEKIKLGEYLGMDVNEMTRPWGLEVDRVELMVGAVLKAPEDCTGRFIMPPSVPGLEGLAGPIQQLAMHFLGKSEIQTNKEDTVSLTDELSVAPQAAAGPGSVEELLGVVKLFLSESLVSQVGACFQFHISSSDGQDNICYVDLSQGGGSAGTGLPDQKPDVTLSMSDEDLLAMFEGSLRPYAAYTSGRLKVQGELKTAMKLEGLIKLIRK
- the nr2e3 gene encoding photoreceptor-specific nuclear receptor, with the protein product MDKHLPKMTTLPSIVDSSGQSTSDNTQPGKSPVPGKGLGLGLLCKVCSDTSSGKHYGIYACNGCSGFFKRSVRRRLIYRCQAGTGMCPVDRAHRNQCQACRLKRCLQAGMNKDAVQNERQPRSTAQVQPDTMDMDADTEHLATTRLPTPSSTFSVISRQPVSSSVTPPAPAQHCGGSPKNSHRFMVSLMTAETCAKLEPEDVDENIDVTSDEPERARTPSDYHSSPYNSSGSESVYETSARLLFMSVKWAKNLPVFSHLPFRDQVILLEEAWSELFLLCAIQWSLPLDRCPLLSLPDLSPTQQSKGSLPTGNLRVLEEVFNRFKALAVDPTEFACLKAVVLFKPDTRGLKDPEQVENLQDQSQVMLGQHIHSLYPSQSARFGKLLLLLPSLHFVSSERIEQLFFHKTIGNTPMEKLLCDMFKN